A genomic region of Desulfobacterales bacterium contains the following coding sequences:
- a CDS encoding site-specific integrase, which yields MKWISTNFPGVRYREHPTRKHGVKKDKYFSIYYRVDSKRHEEGLGWSSQGWTEQKANERLSELKYNQRIGDGPQTLSEKRKEDKKKKEQDKILEEKEKKESITFSAVWENYYYPQAKIDKKSHIREEQLYRLYIKAIIGDIRMIDISPFYIEKIKKKMIEVNQSSRSIHYCLAIIRQVFNYALKHSLYEGENVASKVKKPVSDNRRTRFLSVEEAEKLLEALKNRSIETYQITLLSLHTGMRFGEIAKLTWGDIDIPNEIITISDPKNARNRAAFLTERLKKMFLEMEAGDKHELVFKGRIGQRKAVSETLFNRVVKKLGFNEGVIDPRQKVVFHTCRHTYASWLVTNGTDLYTVKELLGHRDITMTQRYSHLKPDTLKKAVKNFERAIIEEHKENGLKE from the coding sequence ATGAAATGGATATCTACTAATTTTCCTGGAGTTAGATACAGAGAACACCCTACAAGAAAACATGGAGTTAAGAAGGACAAATACTTTTCCATATACTATAGAGTCGATAGTAAGCGCCATGAAGAGGGTTTAGGCTGGAGTTCTCAAGGGTGGACTGAGCAAAAAGCCAATGAAAGACTTTCTGAGTTAAAATATAACCAGAGAATAGGAGATGGACCTCAAACACTTTCCGAAAAAAGAAAGGAGGATAAAAAGAAAAAAGAACAGGATAAAATTCTTGAAGAAAAAGAAAAGAAAGAATCAATAACATTTTCTGCAGTATGGGAGAATTATTATTATCCGCAGGCTAAAATAGATAAAAAGTCACATATACGTGAGGAGCAGCTTTATCGATTATATATAAAAGCAATTATCGGAGATATTCGAATGATAGATATATCTCCTTTTTATATTGAAAAAATAAAGAAGAAAATGATTGAAGTAAACCAATCTTCTCGTTCAATTCATTATTGTCTCGCTATAATTAGACAGGTCTTCAATTATGCTTTGAAACACAGCTTGTATGAAGGAGAAAATGTAGCAAGTAAAGTTAAAAAGCCTGTATCTGATAACAGAAGAACAAGATTTTTATCGGTTGAAGAAGCTGAAAAACTACTGGAAGCTCTAAAGAATAGAAGTATAGAAACATATCAGATTACCTTATTATCACTACATACAGGGATGAGATTTGGCGAAATTGCAAAACTTACATGGGGTGATATTGATATTCCAAACGAAATAATTACTATAAGTGATCCTAAAAATGCAAGAAATAGAGCTGCTTTTCTAACTGAACGTTTAAAAAAAATGTTCCTTGAAATGGAGGCCGGTGATAAACATGAACTTGTATTTAAAGGTAGAATTGGTCAGCGTAAAGCTGTATCAGAAACATTATTTAATCGAGTAGTGAAAAAATTAGGTTTTAATGAAGGTGTTATAGATCCAAGACAAAAAGTAGTTTTTCATACATGTAGGCATACTTATGCCTCATGGCTGGTTACTAATGGAACAGATTTATACACTGTAAAGGAACTTTTAGGCCATAGAGATATAACTATGACGCAAAGATACAGTCATTTAAAGCCTGATACTCTAAAAAAAGCCGTTAAAAATTTTGAAAGAGCTATTATAGAAGAACATAAGGAGAATGGATTAAAAGAATGA